TCGTCATCGGGACGGGCGAACACGACTCCCATGGTGTCGCGGCCCTTGGCGGGCACCTCGGCCACGGCAGAGCGTACCACCTTGCCGCTGGCAAGAACCACCAAGACCTCGTCGTCCTCCGAGACGATCAGACCGCCCGCCAGCACACCGCGATCTTCGTTCAGCTTGGCGACCTTGATGCCCAGTCCGCCTCGCCCCTGCACCCGATACTGGTCCACGTCGGTGCGCTTCGCATAGCCGCCCTCGGTCACCACGAACACGTAGCCGTCCTCGGTGACGACCGAGGCAGACAGCAGGCTGTCGCCCTCGCGGAACGACATGCCCTTGACTCCCTCGGTCGACCGGCCCATCGGTCGCAAGGAGTCATCGGTGGCGGTGAAGCGCAGCGACATGCCCAGCCTGGAGATCAGCAGGAGGTCGTCGGTGTCATCGACGAGCATGGCGCTGACCAGCTCGTCTCCGCCGGCTTCCTCGTCCTGCCCGCGCAGGCGGATCGCGATGATGCCGCCCTGGCGGTTGGTGTCGTAGTCGGTCAGCGCGGTCTTCTTGATCTTGCCGTCGCGCGTGGCCAGCACGAGGTACTGCGCCACGGCGTAGTCGCGCAGCGCGAGGATCTGCGCGATCTCCTCGCCCGGCTGCAGTGCGAGCAGGTTCGCGACGTGCTGACCCTTTGCGTCGCGCCCGGCTTCGGGCACCTCGTAGCCCTTCGAGCGGTAGACGCGGCCCTTCGTGGTGAAGAACAGCAGCCAGTGGTGCGTCGTGGTGACGAAGAAGTGCTCGACCACGTCATCCGCCCGCAGCTGCGCGCCCTTGACGCCCTTGCCGCCGCGATGCTGCGAGCGGTAGTTGTCGCTGCGCGTCCGCTTGATGTACCCGGCGCGGGTGACGGTGATGACCATCTCCTCTTCGGGGATCAGGTCTTCCATCGACATGTCGCCGTCGAACCCGTGCAGGATGTGGGTGCGGCGCTCGTCGCCGAACTTGTCGACGATCTCGGTCAGCTCGGTGCTGATGATCGTGCGCTGCCGGCCCGGCGAAGACAGGATGTCGTTGAGGTCGGCGATCTTGAGCTCGAGGGCCGCAGCCTCGTCGATGATCTTCTGCCGCTCGAGCGCCGCGAGGCGACGCAGCTGCATGCTGAGGATCGCGTCGGCCTGATCGTTGTCGATCTTGAGGAGCTTCTTCAGACCCTCGCGCGCTTCATCGGCCGTGGGGGACCGGCGGATCAGCGCGATGACCTCGTCGAGCGCGTCGAGCGCCTTGAGGTATCCGCGCAGGATGTGCATGCGCTTCTCGGCCTCGCGCAGGCGGTACTGCGTGCGCCGGACGATGACCTCGATCTGGTGGTCGACCCACAGGCTCACGAACCCGTCGAGCGGCAGCGTGCGCGGCACGCCGTCGACGATCGCGAGCATGTTCGCGCCGAAGTTCTCCTGCAGCTGGGTGTGCTTGTACAGATTGTTCAGCACGACCTTCGCGACGGCGTCGCGCTTGAGCACGATGACCAGGCGCTGGCCGGTGCGGTCACTGGTCTCGTCGCGGATGTCGGCGATGCCGTTGAGCTTGCCGTCGCGGGCGAGGTCGCGG
This DNA window, taken from Microbacterium invictum, encodes the following:
- the gyrA gene encoding DNA gyrase subunit A, giving the protein MTDDHRPELPAGYEHGNIDQVDLQVEMQRSYLDYAMSVIVGRALPDVRDGLKPVHRRVIYGMYDGGYRPDKSYSKCARVVGEVMGQYHPHGDTAIYDALVRLVQPWSMRYPLADGQGNFGSPGNMGAAAPRYTETKMAPLALEMVRDIDEDTVDFEDNYDGRTQEPTVLPARFPNLLVNGSVGIAVGMATNIPPHNLREVADGALWALEHPDATREELLEALMARIPGPDFPTGAQILGTKGVREAQRTGRGSITMRAVVEVEEIQGRTCLVVTELPYQVNPDNVAAKIRDLARDGKLNGIADIRDETSDRTGQRLVIVLKRDAVAKVVLNNLYKHTQLQENFGANMLAIVDGVPRTLPLDGFVSLWVDHQIEVIVRRTQYRLREAEKRMHILRGYLKALDALDEVIALIRRSPTADEAREGLKKLLKIDNDQADAILSMQLRRLAALERQKIIDEAAALELKIADLNDILSSPGRQRTIISTELTEIVDKFGDERRTHILHGFDGDMSMEDLIPEEEMVITVTRAGYIKRTRSDNYRSQHRGGKGVKGAQLRADDVVEHFFVTTTHHWLLFFTTKGRVYRSKGYEVPEAGRDAKGQHVANLLALQPGEEIAQILALRDYAVAQYLVLATRDGKIKKTALTDYDTNRQGGIIAIRLRGQDEEAGGDELVSAMLVDDTDDLLLISRLGMSLRFTATDDSLRPMGRSTEGVKGMSFREGDSLLSASVVTEDGYVFVVTEGGYAKRTDVDQYRVQGRGGLGIKVAKLNEDRGVLAGGLIVSEDDEVLVVLASGKVVRSAVAEVPAKGRDTMGVVFARPDDDDRILAIARNGESAVTEAAEVVASDDEAPAAEPPAAPEES